The Ammospiza nelsoni isolate bAmmNel1 chromosome 10, bAmmNel1.pri, whole genome shotgun sequence genome includes a region encoding these proteins:
- the LOC132077813 gene encoding uncharacterized protein LOC132077813 isoform X1, translating to MGQKNCKPQPGDLIEIFRPFYQHWALYVGDGYVIHLTSVDDESSSLWLSSSSIGATTAKVKKQRLKEVVGNHRWRVNNKYDRKRTPRPVKEIIHDAEQWIDREVTYDALTDNCEHFVTELRYGKGVSRQLPLHSPRLPAALCPALSQPGCACTAPLRQPGMGQKNCKPQPGDLIEIFRPFYQHWALYVGDGYVIHLTSVDDESSSLWLSSSSIGATRGKVKKQRLEEVVGKNRWRVNNKYDRKRTPRPVKEIIHDAEQWIDREVPYNALTDNCEHFVTELRYGKGVSRQARKAAFGGIATLGLAPLAIIFPVVGAATAAGAAVVAGVSGVVRMAFSGGKSKRSYH from the exons ATGGGACAGAAGAATTGCAAACCCCAGCCCGGCGACCTGATCGAAATATTCCGACCATTTTACCAGCACTGGGCCCTCTACGTGGGAGATGGATATGTCATCCACCTCACATCTGTAG ATGACGAATCCTCATCCCTTTGGCTTAGCAGCTCTTCAATAGGTGCCACAACAGCCAAGGTGAAGAAGCAGCGCCTGAAGGAGGTGGTGGGAAATCATAGATGGCGTGTCAACAACAAGTATGACCGCAAACGCACTCCTCGGCCCGTGAAGGAGATCATCCATGATGCTGAGCAATGGATTGACAGGGAGGTGACATATGATGCGCTTACCGACAACTGTGAGCACTTTGTGACCGAGCTCCGCTATGGAAAAGGAGTCTCTCGCCAG ctgcccctgcacagccctcGCCTGCCCGCTGCGCTCTGCCCTGCGCTCAGCCAGCCCGGCTGCGCCTGCACCGCCCCACTGCGCCAGCCCGGCATGGGACAGAAGAATTGCAAACCCCAGCCCGGGGACCTGATCGAAATATTCCGACCATTTTACCAGCACTGGGCCCTCTACGTGGGAGATGGATATGTCATCCACCTCACATCTGTAG ATGACGAATCCTCATCCCTTTGGCTTAGCAGCTCTTCAATAGGTGCCACAAGAGGCAAGGTGAAGAAGCAGCGCCTGGAGGAAGTGGTGGGAAAAAACAGATGGCGTGTCAACAACAAGTATGACCGCAAACGCACTCCTCGGCCCGTGAAGGAGATCATCCATGATGCTGAGCAATGGATTGACAGGGAGGTGCCATATAATGCGCTTACTGACAACTGTGAGCACTTTGTGACCGAGCTCCGCTATGGAAAAGGAGTCTCTCGCCAG gccagaaaagcagcttttggtGGTATTGCAACTCTAGGATTGGCTCCCcttgcaattatttttcctgttgttggtgctgctactgctgctggtgctgctgttgttgctggTGTTTCTGGTGTTGTTCGGATGGCGTTTTCCGGGGGCAAATCCAAGCGGTCATACCACTGA
- the LOC132077813 gene encoding phospholipase A and acyltransferase 4-like isoform X2 → MLFIMGCLFLEPGGCNDRIWWNTAQTIREWSPHAARDGWYQTCSCGARKGSDLRAITQFPLKNLFLLGVAGREPGRGSSGTGAELPLHSPRLPAALCPALSQPGCACTAPLRQPGMGQKNCKPQPGDLIEIFRPFYQHWALYVGDGYVIHLTSVDDESSSLWLSSSSIGATRGKVKKQRLEEVVGKNRWRVNNKYDRKRTPRPVKEIIHDAEQWIDREVPYNALTDNCEHFVTELRYGKGVSRQARKAAFGGIATLGLAPLAIIFPVVGAATAAGAAVVAGVSGVVRMAFSGGKSKRSYH, encoded by the exons ATGTTGTTCATTATGGGCTGCCTTTTCTTGGAACCTGGTGGGTGCAATGACAGAATTTGGTGGAACACAGCCCAAACCATAAG GGAGTGGAGCCCTCATGCAGCACGGGATGGGTGGTACCAGACGTGCAGCTGCGGGGCCAGGAAGGGCAGTGACCTCAGAGCGATAACGCAATTTCCTCTAAAAAACCTGTTTTTACTGGGAGTAGCGGGCCGGGAGCCCGGCCGCGGCAGCAGCGGGACAGGTGCTGAG ctgcccctgcacagccctcGCCTGCCCGCTGCGCTCTGCCCTGCGCTCAGCCAGCCCGGCTGCGCCTGCACCGCCCCACTGCGCCAGCCCGGCATGGGACAGAAGAATTGCAAACCCCAGCCCGGGGACCTGATCGAAATATTCCGACCATTTTACCAGCACTGGGCCCTCTACGTGGGAGATGGATATGTCATCCACCTCACATCTGTAG ATGACGAATCCTCATCCCTTTGGCTTAGCAGCTCTTCAATAGGTGCCACAAGAGGCAAGGTGAAGAAGCAGCGCCTGGAGGAAGTGGTGGGAAAAAACAGATGGCGTGTCAACAACAAGTATGACCGCAAACGCACTCCTCGGCCCGTGAAGGAGATCATCCATGATGCTGAGCAATGGATTGACAGGGAGGTGCCATATAATGCGCTTACTGACAACTGTGAGCACTTTGTGACCGAGCTCCGCTATGGAAAAGGAGTCTCTCGCCAG gccagaaaagcagcttttggtGGTATTGCAACTCTAGGATTGGCTCCCcttgcaattatttttcctgttgttggtgctgctactgctgctggtgctgctgttgttgctggTGTTTCTGGTGTTGTTCGGATGGCGTTTTCCGGGGGCAAATCCAAGCGGTCATACCACTGA
- the LOC132077812 gene encoding uncharacterized protein LOC132077812, with protein sequence MGQDNCKPQPGDLIEIDRPRHKHWALYMGNGYVINLTPVGKQLLKAGMHTVPVFIRKVKKQRLEEVVQKNAWCVNNESDQYHCPLPAEEIICRAKNYINKDFTYHGFGSNCERFVKKLRYGEAISDQLRALLCGEMHVLNRAEDKDFPNPGDLIEIKRGSYEHWALYLGKGHVIHVTNVQGDTSTSPSSGSVFLRRAIVSKEELEMVAGNDTWCVNNKYDCYRSPFPMEEIIRRAVPYIDKELPYRLFLKNCEHFVTMLRYGDGVSEQAKAALQNINSISSVVTAGVGFVSLAVAAGIPVVGLPLLASAAFGAVGGGSLIATIGLTSSNIARSVSFAQFQKAGRYILEQSCC encoded by the exons ATGGGACAGGACAATTGCAAACCCCAGCCCGGCGACCTGATCGAGATCGACCGGCCACGTCATAAGCACTGGGCCCTGTACATGGGGAATGGATATGTCATCAATCTGACACCTGTAG GAAAACAACTCCTTAAGGCTGGAATGCACACTGTGCCAGTATTcatcagaaaggtgaaaaagCAGCGCCTGGAGGAGGTGGTGCAAAAGAATGCATGGTGTGTCAATAACGAGTCTGATCAGTACCACTGTCCTCTCCCAGCGGAGGAGATAATTTGTCGTGctaaaaattatattaacaaGGATTTCACATATCATGGGTTTGGTAGCAACTGTGAGCGCTTTGTGAAAAAACTTCGCTATGGAGAGGCAATCTCAGACCAG CTGAGGGCTTTGTTATGTGGAGAAATGCACGTTCTTAATAGGGCGGAAGACAAGGACTTCCCCAACCCTGGGGATCTGATCGAGATCAAACGAGGATCTTATGAGCACTGGGCCCTCTACCTGGGGAAAGGACATGTCATCCATGTGACAAATG TTCAAGGAGACACATCCACGTCACCCAGCAGTGGATCTGTATTTCTCAGAAGAGCCATAGTGAGTaaggaggagctggagatggTGGCCGGAAATGATACATGGTGTGTCAACAACAAGTATGATTGTTACCGCTCTCCTTTCCCGATGGAGGAGATCATCCGGCGTGCTGTGCCATATATTGACAAGGAGCTGCCATATCGTTTGTTCCTCAAGAACTGTGAGCACTTTGTGACCATGCTGCGCTATGGAGATGGGGTCTCTGAGCAG GCCAAGGCAGCACTTCAAAATATCAATTCCATTTCTTCTGTAGTGACGGCTGGGGTAGGATTTGTCAGTCTTGCGGTTGCGGCTGGTATTCCTGTGGTTGGTCTTCCTCTTTTGgcctctgctgcttttggggCTGTTGGTGGTGGTAGTCTGATTGCCACTATTGGTTTAACTTCCAGCAATATTGCTCGTTCTGTCTCTTTTGCCCAATTTCAAAAGGCAGGGAGATATATACTAGAACAGAGTTGCTGTTAG
- the LOC132077359 gene encoding phospholipase A and acyltransferase 1-like, with the protein MTEEEDSPNPGDMIEIKRGPYEHWALYVGDGYVIYFTPVDEEATTLSASSGSILTRKARVQKELLKVARNDWAVNNKCDGFRTPLPVGEIIWRAECCIGKDVTYDVLGRCSEEFVTNLRYGGEVSVTG; encoded by the exons ATGACAGAAGAAGAGGACTCCCCCAACCCTGGAGATATGATTGAGATCAAACGAGGACCTTATGAGCACTGGGCCCTCTATGTGGGGGATGGATATGTCATCTATTTCACACCTGTAG aTGAAGAAGCTACAACACTGTCAGCCAGCAGTGGGTCAATACTCACCAGAAAGGCCAGAGTTCAAAAGGAACTCCTGAAGGTGGCCAGAAATGACTGGGCTGTCAACAACAAGTGTGATGGTTTCCGCACGCCTCTGCCCGTGGGGGAGATCATCTGGCGTGCTGAGTGTTGCATTGGCAAGGATGTGACATATGATGTGCTTGGTAGATGCTCTGAGGAGTTTGTGACAAATCTCCGCTATGGTGGCGAGGTGAGTGTCACAGGGTGA